From a single Penaeus vannamei isolate JL-2024 chromosome 25, ASM4276789v1, whole genome shotgun sequence genomic region:
- the LOC113808639 gene encoding uncharacterized protein, with protein sequence MEAQEVSSKNEGHNMVPVDGPGWSYVDGVLHCDGMSLEDLRMSLRKDYGHQGSPAHVYSHSALVANVRKYTDALCPLGERGALSYSLKANSNLRVLETLRQAGVTMATTVSGNEILMAMKAGFAASNIIYNGTGKRRWEVELAVKHGVLLNLDSEFDARLIAGVAREVGVRARCLVRLNPALNADTHPYLATALADSKFGVEFHQLEKVLQAVRAGESGNEEHVAVEGVHIHVGSAVSRTRVYADMTRAAARTLREIRERGWPRASTINLGGGLNIRLSGVPRKDGEDQERPATPENLVDAILPILPQDTTLLLEPGRSLVATAGVLMTEVLGVKTNGDRRFLVVDSAMTEVIRPALYGAHHPVTHVTVPSSQERAAMDVVGPVCESGDFLARRCMLSPNPPSGAALVVWATGAYCSSMASNYNLRPHAVEVIVRAPDLYTIVRRPENFEDLVSCYL encoded by the exons GGACATAACATGGTACCTGTCGATGGCCCAGGCTGGTCGTACGTGGACGGGGTTCTGCACTGCGACGGCATGTCGCTGGAGGACTTGCGGATGTCCCTGAGGAAGGACTACGGCCACCAGGGATCCCCGGCCCACGTTTATTCCCACTCAGCTTTGGTCGCCAATGTCAGGAAGTACACGGATGCGCTTTGTCCTCTT GGAGAACGCGGGGCATTGTCGTATTCCCTGAAGGCCAATAGCAACTTGCGGGTGTTGGAGACGCTGAGGCAGGCGggcgttaccatggcaaccacGGTTAGCGGGAATGAAATCCTAATGGCAATGAAGGCGGGGTTCGCTGCATCAAATATCATCTATAACGGAACCGGTAAAAGAAG GTGGGAAGTAGAACTGGCGGTCAAGCATGGAGTGCTACTCAACCTCGACTCTGAATTCGATGCCCGTTTGATCGCGGGCGTGGCCAGGGAAGTGGGCGTAAGGGCGAGGTGTCTCGTGCGCCTGAATCCAGCCCTGAATGCGGACACCCACCCGTATCTGGCGACCGCTCTCGCCGACTCCAAGTTCGGGGTGGAATTTCACCAGCTGGAAAAG GTGTTGCAGGCCGTGCGCGCGGGTGAGAGCGGGAACGAGGAGCACGTGGCCGTCGAGGGAGTGCACATCCACGTCGGATCCGCTGTCTCGCGCACGCGGGTGTACGCAGACATGACGAGGGCCGCCGCACGCACGCTGCGTGAG ATCCGAGAGCGCGGATGGCCGAGGGCGTCCACCATCAACCTGGGAGGTGGACTCAATATTCGGCTGTCAGGAGTCCcgaggaaggacggagaggacCAGGAGCGCCCTGCAACCCCAGAGAACCTCGTGGACGcaatccttcccatcctccctcaggACACCACGCTCCTGCTGGAGCCCGGCAGATCTCTCGTGGCAACGGCTG GTGTACTGATGACTGAAGTGTTAGGGGTGAAGACCAATGGAGACCGCAGGTTCCTCGTGGTGGACTCTGCTATGACCGAGGTCATTCGCCCTGCCCTGTACGGAGCCCATCACCCTGTTACTCACGTGACTGTCCCGTCTAGTCAG GAGAGGGCCGCGATGGATGTAGTCGGGCCAGTGTGCGAAAGCGGAGACTTCCTTGCCCGCCGCTGCATGCTCAGCCCAAACCCTCCTTCCGGGGCCGCCCTCGTGGTTTGGGCGACAGGGGCGTACTGTTCCTCCATGGCTTCCAATTATAACTTGCGCCCGCACGCCGTCGAGGTCATCGTAAGGGCGCCCGACCTCTACACTATTGTGAGGAGGCCAGAAAATTTCGAAGACCTCGTTTCGTGTTACTTGTAG